The following are encoded in a window of Anaerolineae bacterium genomic DNA:
- a CDS encoding tetratricopeptide repeat protein encodes IEGLIWPFTTFHSANWHPITWLSHMLDYELYGLHPMGHHWTNLQFHIANTLLLFFILFKMTGALWRSAFVAALFALHPLHVESVAWVAERKDVLSTFFWLLTMLAYLRYVEKPALIRYFMILLFFVLGLMSKPMLVTLPFVLLLLDLWPLKRFQFENNRLSQSKGKTCFNFKESFRLIVEKTPFFILVAISCILTFFAQKSDGALVPLGSLSLKTRIANALISYVSYAFQAIWPINLAVYYPHPLDTLPVWQICGAALLIAGVFIGAIYLLREYSYIAVGLFWYFGTLIPVIGLVQVSDQAMADRYTYMPLTGLFIIVAWGIPDLLVKWHYRKIFLGISAVIILSALTVCTFFQTSHWKNTITLFENVVKVTENNYKALNNLGVALIDKKKYDEALLYFVEALRINSQKPDARNNLANVLFLQGKPVEAISHYNEILKFNPKKPDAHNNLANVLSAQGKFDEAVSHYKEAIRINPEYADAHYNLANVLSDQGKLDEAVSHYKEAIEINPEYAKAYYYLGNVLINQKKVKEAMFHFAEAIRINPDYAEAYNKIGLILAWQGKYKKAKVFFSKAIQVRPNYTEALKNIAISEKNLSSQ; translated from the coding sequence CTATTGAGGGCCTAATCTGGCCATTTACTACTTTTCATTCAGCAAATTGGCATCCGATTACCTGGCTTTCTCATATGCTGGATTACGAGCTGTATGGATTGCACCCAATGGGACACCATTGGACTAATTTACAGTTTCATATTGCAAACACCTTGTTACTGTTTTTCATCCTTTTTAAGATGACAGGAGCGCTATGGAGGAGCGCTTTTGTCGCAGCTCTTTTTGCATTGCATCCGCTTCACGTGGAATCTGTTGCATGGGTGGCGGAAAGAAAAGATGTGCTCAGCACTTTTTTCTGGTTGCTTACTATGCTGGCTTATTTGCGGTACGTTGAGAAACCGGCATTGATCAGATATTTTATGATTCTGCTTTTTTTTGTTCTGGGTCTCATGTCCAAACCGATGCTTGTAACCCTGCCATTTGTACTCCTTTTGCTGGACTTATGGCCGCTTAAAAGATTTCAATTTGAGAATAATCGTCTATCGCAATCCAAAGGAAAAACATGCTTTAACTTTAAAGAATCTTTTAGACTTATTGTGGAAAAAACCCCTTTCTTTATACTGGTAGCTATTTCATGCATTTTGACTTTTTTTGCTCAGAAAAGCGATGGGGCATTAGTACCTTTAGGGTCTTTGTCGCTGAAAACCCGTATCGCAAATGCACTTATTTCCTATGTAAGCTATGCTTTTCAAGCAATCTGGCCCATCAATCTGGCGGTTTATTATCCGCATCCGCTAGACACACTGCCTGTTTGGCAGATTTGTGGAGCAGCCTTGTTGATTGCTGGTGTATTTATTGGAGCAATATACTTGTTAAGGGAATATAGTTATATAGCGGTTGGATTATTCTGGTATTTTGGAACCCTTATACCGGTAATCGGATTAGTACAAGTCAGCGATCAGGCAATGGCGGATCGATATACCTATATGCCACTGACAGGGCTATTTATTATTGTTGCATGGGGTATTCCAGACCTTCTGGTGAAATGGCATTATCGGAAAATTTTCCTTGGAATATCTGCTGTAATAATCCTTTCGGCCTTGACAGTGTGTACTTTTTTCCAGACAAGTCATTGGAAAAACACCATTACATTATTTGAAAATGTCGTTAAAGTAACTGAAAATAACTATAAAGCGCTAAACAATCTGGGAGTTGCCCTTATTGATAAAAAAAAATATGATGAGGCACTTTTATATTTTGTTGAAGCACTCAGAATCAATTCTCAGAAACCAGACGCGCGCAATAATCTGGCAAATGTATTATTTCTGCAGGGAAAGCCTGTTGAAGCAATTTCCCATTATAATGAGATTTTAAAATTCAATCCTAAGAAACCAGACGCGCACAATAATCTGGCAAATGTGTTGTCTGCTCAGGGAAAGTTTGATGAAGCTGTTTCACACTATAAAGAAGCGATTAGAATTAATCCTGAATATGCTGATGCGCACTATAATCTGGCAAATGTGTTGTCTGATCAGGGAAAGCTTGATGAAGCTGTTTCACACTATAAAGAAGCGATTGAAATTAATCCTGAATATGCAAAAGCATACTATTATCTTGGCAATGTCTTGATAAATCAGAAAAAAGTGAAAGAAGCTATGTTTCATTTTGCTGAAGCGATCAGAATTAATCCCGACTATGCTGAAGCATATAATAAAATTGGTCTTATACTGGCATGGCAGGGAAAATATAAAAAAGCCAAAGTATTTTTTTCAAAGGCAATACAAGTCAGACCCAACTATACGGAAGCACTGAAAAATATTGCAATATCAGAGAAAAATCTATCATCTCAATAG